One Rhizobium sp. NRK18 genomic window carries:
- a CDS encoding DUF3102 domain-containing protein translates to MTDLHITNDELKDLDYTNAENIVDVDTPEQSPGSEPSVPASPAVFGFDYSGVSLKVAQEAEAAAIRIRDRHRLSIIDTGHDLCAVKDKLEHGQFGNWLSYHFGMSERTAQNYMNAATVFGSAPKVIDVLPPVTIYKLAAKGAPEEIRQSVIDAVDKGLLLDHKEVNSQIATAQKEARQRREEERAAKHEQRAWEKNEKALRAEGKTDEEIKNERKRWDRKIARKERDADKKALEASQREEAALQREERLNGMAAKAVNILKARLAADYETFRDALLQLDYVQLKTAMLNA, encoded by the coding sequence ATGACTGATCTTCACATTACCAACGACGAACTCAAAGACCTCGACTACACTAACGCTGAAAACATCGTGGACGTCGACACTCCGGAGCAATCGCCTGGTTCCGAGCCCTCAGTGCCGGCGAGTCCTGCCGTATTCGGCTTCGACTATTCTGGTGTGTCACTTAAAGTGGCGCAGGAGGCAGAGGCTGCTGCCATCCGAATCCGAGATCGCCACCGCCTCAGCATAATCGACACTGGACATGACCTGTGCGCTGTAAAGGATAAGCTTGAACACGGCCAGTTTGGAAATTGGCTAAGCTACCACTTCGGTATGTCTGAGCGCACTGCCCAGAACTATATGAACGCGGCAACTGTCTTTGGTTCAGCACCCAAGGTGATCGATGTGCTGCCGCCCGTGACCATCTACAAGCTCGCTGCGAAAGGCGCGCCAGAGGAGATCAGGCAGTCCGTCATTGACGCCGTAGATAAAGGCCTCCTCCTCGACCACAAGGAAGTCAATTCTCAAATTGCAACCGCGCAAAAGGAGGCACGCCAAAGGCGGGAAGAAGAACGCGCGGCGAAGCACGAGCAGCGTGCTTGGGAGAAGAATGAAAAGGCGCTGCGGGCTGAAGGCAAGACCGACGAAGAAATTAAGAATGAGCGCAAGCGGTGGGATAGGAAGATAGCACGCAAAGAACGTGACGCCGACAAGAAGGCTCTCGAGGCTAGCCAGCGGGAGGAAGCGGCATTGCAGCGGGAGGAGAGGTTGAACGGGATGGCAGCCAAGGCAGTAAACATCCTCAAGGCTCGGCTTGCCGCGGACTACGAGACGTTCCGAGATGCACTTCTGCAGCTTGATTATGTTCAATTAAAAACTGCGATGTTGAACGCCTAA
- a CDS encoding DUF3320 domain-containing protein encodes MPIENSSLLNVLANARRKLLDTGTRNRLVHVNRANTRSNSLNIVNEQSDEVYRILKTGGRRMRFKAMGKDRVSSEENDGLHLAEYVPDDAVDDDRLRDDVLETPLGPEGLARRLLRMAKDARTAEEEQGLNILFLALGFLRWKESPSSEIYREAPLILLPVEFVRNERTSSYDLRVRDDEISTNLPLKERLRQDFGILLPEIEETEEWLPSGYFDSVQEAVSGQLAWSVDRDGMQLGFFSFAKLLMHHDLDLENWPGDAFEKHKLLNGLLLNGFEHEEPTFPDGAKLDKLLSPADIIQVVDADASQTKVIEEVRRGADLVVQGPPGTGKSQTITNILAAAAHDGKTVLFVAEKMAALSVVHNRLVNCGLRDICLELHSRTANKKAVVQELGRTLSKAGHGGARVSSPNRLHEVRDELNALADLLHSPVNTFGDTAFGALAEIIHFMNAGVRPPSIPLQGLEKLGSVDRERGRQALGKLAQAQLEAGAPGRHPFNGVRALQLQPTDLARLEAEVKTVAVAIENLLSDSSKIANAVGTIAPTKISDIEKLATGLTTLLDAPVNMPRDIEVLFDLAEDPRLQEALNTGSLWQTAYQAAEQTFSAAAWTAECSSIRRSLVAGKASIWQRWFGSYRRASAELSSLLSSPLPQQPEERIQLVDILIDVQQKRALLASEEAWLSAKLKEHWRGEKTDFREVSSLCEWLAAIQKAGAFQEASQLTRALSVLGDPVDIGARLQSQVSSVRPSLATICARLQLDLRLVGFEEEIDVLELSSFSSHLLRIANDIPAYSSWVGLCRAIENASVAGAKAVVDKLLQGQLTPTEATNEYMFACAEARWTEARRRYPAIEKLRDLDRHALVDEFAQLERDRISDCRKLVRLEHSNRVPRGTIGEMGIIRGEVGRKKGHKPIRWLMKNAGSMVQRIKPIMLMSPISVAQYLPAGVVEFDLLVIDEASQVRPEDSFGCIARAKQVVVVGDQKQLPPTSFFDRMVDDAETDVDEDEGTPAYAADMESILTLCEARGIKRRMLSWHYRSRDPSLIRVSNAEFYEDELILPPSPLQLDDNYGLKLKRVAGVYAPKNSGLGRAGTNRIEAEEIATAVAQHARSCPQLSLGVVAFSKAQSDMITEVIENRRRADGTLDRFLLAGGAEDFFVKNIENVQGDERDVIMISVGYGPQVAGGRLTSMAFGPINGEGGGRRLNVLFSRARTRCEVFISFDPADIDPSRSSRDGLRVLKRFLDFAKTGIMDEKAATGLGADSPFEEDVAAVIRSLGYEADPQVGSSGFRIDIGVRHPERPAQYILAVECDGAAYHSALWARERDRLRQEVLEGLGWRFHRIWSTDWFHDRQREVQRLRETLAKAREALDASAKFEAPGAQVESPDDFSVEAGGGIQEISLDHLVLAGTPYRKAEPIANFNGEPHEAPIGYLAKLVTQIIEIEGPIHAEEVARRIAAAFGKSRTGNRIQEVANKAINYALRQGSDLRRQEQFLFTLQQQDDIPIRDRSNVEGALLKAEYLPPMEITTAAELIVKESGEMSREDLTRAVANLLGYQRLGPELARAIGQALEDAELGSEL; translated from the coding sequence ATGCCCATCGAAAACTCGTCCCTTCTAAATGTTCTCGCCAATGCAAGGCGCAAGCTCCTAGACACCGGGACACGCAATCGCCTTGTCCATGTCAACCGAGCGAACACCCGGTCTAATAGTCTCAATATCGTCAACGAGCAGTCGGATGAGGTCTATCGGATACTCAAGACCGGCGGTCGGCGCATGCGTTTCAAGGCCATGGGCAAGGACCGGGTGTCGTCTGAAGAGAATGATGGGCTGCACCTTGCGGAGTATGTGCCCGATGATGCGGTCGATGATGATCGCCTTCGCGACGATGTTTTGGAAACTCCGCTTGGACCAGAAGGCCTTGCACGGAGGCTTCTTCGGATGGCGAAGGATGCCCGGACAGCGGAAGAGGAGCAAGGGCTGAATATCCTGTTCCTGGCGCTTGGATTTTTGAGATGGAAGGAAAGCCCGTCTTCTGAGATCTATCGAGAGGCTCCTCTAATTTTGCTGCCGGTCGAGTTTGTGCGCAATGAGCGGACCTCATCCTATGATCTCAGGGTGCGAGATGATGAAATCTCGACGAACCTGCCTTTGAAGGAGCGGCTACGACAAGACTTTGGCATTCTGCTGCCAGAGATTGAGGAAACCGAGGAGTGGCTGCCCTCGGGCTATTTCGATAGTGTTCAAGAGGCGGTCTCTGGTCAGCTGGCTTGGTCGGTTGACCGAGATGGCATGCAACTTGGTTTCTTTTCCTTTGCCAAGTTGCTCATGCATCACGACCTTGACCTGGAAAACTGGCCAGGGGATGCTTTCGAAAAGCATAAACTGCTCAATGGACTGCTTTTGAACGGCTTCGAGCACGAGGAGCCAACTTTTCCGGACGGGGCGAAGCTGGATAAACTGCTGAGCCCTGCGGACATCATCCAAGTCGTCGACGCCGACGCCTCGCAGACAAAGGTCATCGAGGAGGTCCGACGCGGTGCCGATCTCGTCGTGCAGGGCCCACCAGGCACTGGGAAATCTCAAACGATTACCAATATTCTTGCTGCCGCAGCGCATGATGGGAAGACGGTTCTGTTCGTGGCCGAGAAAATGGCGGCACTATCCGTGGTTCACAACCGTCTAGTGAACTGCGGGCTACGGGATATCTGTCTTGAATTGCATTCCAGAACTGCAAATAAGAAGGCAGTCGTTCAGGAACTAGGGCGCACGCTTTCGAAAGCCGGTCACGGGGGTGCCAGAGTGTCAAGTCCGAACCGTCTTCATGAGGTTCGCGACGAACTGAATGCATTGGCTGACTTACTCCACTCACCAGTGAACACGTTTGGTGACACAGCTTTCGGTGCACTTGCAGAGATCATCCACTTCATGAACGCTGGCGTGCGTCCCCCGTCTATACCTCTGCAGGGGCTCGAAAAACTTGGGTCGGTGGATCGCGAAAGGGGACGACAAGCGCTTGGCAAACTCGCCCAAGCGCAATTGGAGGCGGGGGCGCCAGGGCGGCATCCTTTCAACGGCGTCAGGGCACTGCAACTCCAGCCTACAGATCTTGCGCGTCTTGAAGCGGAAGTAAAAACGGTTGCAGTCGCCATTGAAAATTTGCTTTCAGACAGCAGCAAGATTGCGAATGCGGTTGGAACTATCGCCCCAACCAAGATCTCAGATATTGAGAAATTGGCGACGGGCCTAACGACACTTCTTGACGCGCCGGTAAACATGCCGCGCGACATTGAAGTTCTGTTCGACTTGGCCGAAGATCCTCGACTACAGGAGGCATTGAATACAGGCTCTCTGTGGCAGACTGCATACCAAGCAGCAGAGCAAACGTTCTCCGCAGCCGCCTGGACAGCGGAATGCTCATCCATTCGCCGTTCGCTGGTGGCTGGCAAAGCTTCGATTTGGCAGCGCTGGTTTGGGTCTTATAGACGAGCATCAGCAGAGTTATCCAGCCTTTTGTCCAGCCCTTTGCCTCAGCAGCCGGAGGAACGCATCCAGCTAGTGGACATTCTTATTGACGTCCAACAAAAGCGTGCGCTGCTTGCCTCCGAGGAGGCATGGCTGAGTGCTAAACTTAAGGAACACTGGAGAGGTGAGAAGACAGATTTTCGAGAAGTTTCGAGCCTCTGTGAGTGGCTGGCGGCTATACAGAAGGCGGGAGCCTTTCAGGAAGCATCACAGTTAACTCGTGCCCTTTCAGTCCTGGGAGATCCTGTCGATATCGGAGCTCGGCTGCAATCACAGGTCAGTTCCGTTCGGCCTTCGTTGGCGACAATCTGTGCGCGCCTTCAACTCGACCTTCGTCTTGTCGGGTTTGAGGAAGAGATCGATGTTTTGGAACTCTCCAGCTTCAGTTCGCATCTTCTGAGGATAGCAAACGATATCCCAGCATATTCATCGTGGGTCGGTTTGTGTCGTGCCATTGAGAATGCCTCCGTTGCTGGCGCTAAGGCGGTCGTGGACAAACTGCTCCAGGGACAACTGACACCAACCGAAGCGACCAATGAATACATGTTCGCTTGCGCAGAAGCCCGCTGGACAGAAGCGCGCCGCCGATATCCCGCGATCGAGAAATTGCGCGACCTTGACCGGCATGCGCTTGTTGACGAATTTGCGCAGTTGGAACGAGATCGAATTTCCGATTGCCGGAAGTTGGTTCGGCTTGAGCATAGCAACAGAGTGCCGCGAGGGACCATTGGCGAAATGGGGATCATCCGCGGAGAGGTGGGGCGAAAGAAAGGACATAAGCCCATTCGGTGGCTGATGAAGAATGCAGGGTCCATGGTGCAGCGTATCAAGCCGATTATGCTCATGAGTCCAATTTCCGTCGCACAGTATCTTCCAGCTGGGGTAGTCGAATTCGACCTATTGGTGATCGATGAAGCATCCCAGGTTCGTCCAGAGGACTCTTTTGGGTGCATAGCCCGGGCGAAGCAAGTCGTCGTCGTCGGTGACCAGAAGCAGCTGCCGCCCACATCATTTTTCGACAGAATGGTTGACGATGCAGAAACTGACGTTGATGAAGATGAAGGAACGCCAGCATACGCGGCTGATATGGAGAGCATACTCACGCTCTGCGAAGCGCGCGGTATCAAGCGACGGATGCTTTCTTGGCACTACCGTTCAAGAGACCCGTCCCTTATCCGCGTTTCAAACGCAGAGTTTTATGAAGACGAATTGATACTTCCGCCGTCTCCTCTGCAGCTCGACGATAATTATGGCCTGAAGTTGAAGCGTGTCGCGGGCGTCTACGCTCCCAAAAATAGCGGTCTTGGGCGAGCAGGAACCAATCGGATCGAAGCCGAAGAGATTGCAACGGCGGTTGCTCAGCATGCGAGGTCATGTCCGCAGCTGTCGCTTGGTGTCGTAGCCTTCTCAAAGGCACAATCCGATATGATCACAGAAGTCATAGAAAACAGGCGTCGCGCTGACGGGACGCTTGATCGTTTTCTGCTAGCAGGAGGAGCGGAAGACTTCTTTGTGAAAAACATCGAAAACGTTCAGGGGGACGAACGAGATGTCATCATGATATCTGTGGGTTATGGCCCCCAAGTCGCCGGCGGTAGGCTGACCAGCATGGCCTTCGGCCCAATCAATGGAGAAGGTGGCGGCCGTCGATTGAACGTTTTGTTCAGTCGCGCACGCACGCGATGTGAGGTCTTCATTTCATTTGATCCTGCGGACATCGACCCAAGTCGGTCCAGTCGCGACGGGCTTCGAGTTCTAAAGCGGTTCCTGGACTTTGCCAAAACAGGCATCATGGACGAGAAAGCTGCGACTGGTCTCGGCGCTGATAGCCCCTTCGAGGAAGATGTTGCAGCAGTTATTCGCTCTTTGGGGTATGAAGCTGATCCGCAGGTTGGGTCATCAGGCTTCCGAATTGATATCGGCGTTCGTCATCCTGAACGCCCCGCGCAATACATACTCGCTGTAGAGTGTGATGGAGCTGCCTACCACTCCGCCCTTTGGGCGCGTGAACGTGATCGACTACGCCAGGAGGTTCTAGAGGGCCTTGGTTGGCGATTTCATAGGATCTGGAGCACAGACTGGTTTCATGATCGACAGCGCGAAGTTCAGCGACTGAGGGAAACTCTGGCTAAGGCGAGGGAGGCATTAGACGCTTCGGCGAAATTTGAAGCTCCCGGAGCGCAAGTTGAAAGCCCTGATGATTTCTCAGTCGAAGCGGGAGGCGGAATACAAGAGATTTCTCTCGATCATCTTGTGCTTGCCGGGACTCCCTATCGGAAAGCCGAACCCATCGCCAATTTCAACGGTGAGCCGCATGAGGCGCCAATCGGCTATCTCGCTAAACTGGTCACTCAGATAATTGAAATTGAAGGACCAATCCACGCAGAAGAGGTGGCTCGGAGGATCGCTGCAGCTTTTGGCAAGAGCCGCACCGGCAATCGAATCCAGGAGGTCGCCAACAAGGCGATAAATTATGCTCTGCGGCAAGGCTCTGACTTACGGCGGCAGGAGCAGTTTCTATTCACACTTCAACAACAGGATGATATTCCGATCCGGGACCGTTCCAATGTCGAAGGCGCGCTTCTCAAGGCCGAATACTTGCCACCAATGGAGATCACCACCGCTGCGGAGCTGATCGTAAAGGAGAGTGGCGAGATGTCACGTGAGGATCTGACACGTGCGGTAGCAAATCTCCTCGGTTACCAAAGATTGGGACCAGAACTTGCGCGAGCCATCGGCCAGGCTCTGGAGGATGCTGAATTGGGAAGCGAGCTTTAG
- a CDS encoding M48 family metallopeptidase, whose translation MAVYRIGAQEIEYTLRRSPRARKASLSVTPKSFELLVPEAATDDQISAVLDRRRAWIIETVQHMAERARAQTRVYQFVTGAKIPYRGRMTRLTIEPFDGSLVEVNFRNGFQIRKPANLAPESSDSIIESALRLWLKRRVRDDARDFVRRYGERHGLKPRGVQIKDQKHMWGSCGQDRQINLNWHLIFSPKPVLEYAVVHEMCHLKHRNHEPEFWDLVGKVLPDWQERKAWLDKNEHLLGWEKVEAST comes from the coding sequence ATGGCCGTCTATCGCATCGGCGCCCAAGAGATCGAATACACGCTGAGGCGATCGCCCAGGGCCCGCAAGGCGAGCCTCAGCGTCACGCCGAAATCCTTCGAGCTCTTGGTGCCGGAGGCTGCCACAGACGATCAGATCAGCGCCGTGCTAGACCGCAGGCGCGCCTGGATCATCGAGACTGTGCAGCACATGGCAGAACGCGCCAGGGCACAGACGCGCGTCTACCAGTTCGTGACCGGCGCCAAGATCCCCTATCGTGGGCGTATGACCAGACTCACCATAGAACCCTTCGATGGCTCCCTGGTCGAGGTCAACTTCCGCAACGGCTTCCAGATCCGCAAGCCTGCCAATTTGGCCCCCGAGTCATCCGACAGCATTATCGAGAGCGCTCTCCGGCTCTGGCTGAAGCGCCGCGTGCGTGACGACGCCCGCGACTTCGTCCGCCGGTATGGCGAGCGCCATGGGCTCAAGCCCCGCGGCGTGCAGATCAAGGACCAGAAGCACATGTGGGGCAGCTGCGGCCAGGACCGACAGATCAATCTCAACTGGCACCTGATTTTCTCACCGAAGCCAGTGCTGGAATACGCCGTGGTCCACGAGATGTGCCACCTGAAGCACCGCAACCACGAGCCTGAGTTCTGGGACCTTGTGGGGAAGGTGCTGCCGGACTGGCAGGAGCGCAAGGCCTGGCTCGACAAGAACGAGCACTTGCTGGGGTGGGAGAAGGTGGAGGCGTCGACTTAA
- a CDS encoding type I restriction endonuclease subunit R: MSQDPEWHFAERPTIQHLQAMGYGFVAPADHASLREGENQVLFRPHLIEALMRINGIDRASAEAAYAELAAISDNEAWLKLLRGDYARKVSGQETRQTLRVIDFLDLGNNRFSVTHQLRVKAENTRKPDVVVYVNGIPLVVIEAKSPLNVKDKTGEAFEQIRQYERDIPRLFFSNVFNIVTDGALVLYGATGSGSKYFGEWRDPWPKAEADFPDTLAKGLWCLLEPRRLLDLIAHYVVFEKTETGTIKKICRYQQFRAVNRIVERVIEGKHRQGLIWHTQGSGKSLTMVFAALKLKTHRTIQSERLTNPNILVLTDRVDLHSQISGTFVACGLPNPTAIESIKDLHALIRSGKDGHTALSTIFKFQGSNEAIANSENWIVMVDEAHRTQEKDLGAYLRATLPNARFFGFTGTPVKKDDKNTYENFGVPGEGYLDKYGIDDAVADGATVPIYYTGRKTDWHIDEAKIDILFDTWFAELDDDKLNEIKKRGVQIEDLVKHPRRIALIAYDIWTHFKQYALPDGFKAQIVAIDREAVILYKQALTKVIAEDLKAEGMEPAEALARADAMSACVYSINQEDGKPSEDAHKQAIRTELKAHYLDAEAEKLAKKAFGRKGDDPQFLIVCDKLLTGFDCPIESVMYLDKPLKEHGLLQAIARTNRVSDAKKRNGLIVDYIGVSGHLEAALSSYRADDVKNAMRDLDDLRNQLRAAHSAVAALMKPLKRKASDKDALKAEYDTFVKLLGTEDKWFDFKAKARSFIAIYETLSPDPSVLEFTADLKWVANFLLYGTQHFEKRQAFDQMNYSEKIREMLEKHLEATGLSVTVKLRHITDPEFWEDFDPEGKTEEDLMTAAIRKTTELRKTVTERINDSPHQYGKFSERLRQLLEKLESAQLSWGEKLKAAEELAKDITAEDAAHVEAGLTPGAYGILQILNGFAAGPEGEDLAVRLEGLYTDPVTAPNGWWEKDGLRKSLRQQVRSMAHLAGLTQFREIPEEVEAYALKHFAGQ; the protein is encoded by the coding sequence ATGAGCCAAGACCCCGAATGGCATTTTGCCGAGCGCCCGACGATCCAGCATCTCCAGGCAATGGGTTATGGCTTCGTGGCGCCGGCGGACCATGCCTCACTGCGCGAGGGCGAGAACCAGGTTCTGTTTCGCCCGCATCTGATTGAGGCGCTGATGCGCATCAACGGGATCGACCGCGCTTCTGCCGAGGCTGCCTATGCCGAGCTTGCGGCGATCAGCGACAACGAGGCCTGGCTGAAGCTGCTGCGCGGCGATTATGCCCGTAAGGTGAGCGGCCAGGAAACGCGCCAGACGCTGCGGGTGATCGATTTTCTCGACCTCGGCAACAACCGGTTTTCCGTTACGCATCAGCTCAGGGTGAAGGCTGAAAACACGCGCAAGCCCGATGTCGTGGTCTATGTGAACGGCATTCCGCTGGTCGTGATCGAGGCGAAAAGCCCGCTGAACGTGAAGGACAAGACTGGCGAGGCCTTCGAGCAGATCAGGCAATATGAGCGGGACATTCCACGCCTGTTCTTTTCCAATGTCTTCAACATTGTCACCGACGGTGCCCTGGTGCTCTACGGCGCGACCGGCTCCGGTTCGAAATATTTTGGCGAGTGGCGCGATCCCTGGCCGAAGGCGGAGGCCGATTTTCCCGACACGCTCGCCAAGGGTCTCTGGTGCCTGCTGGAGCCGCGCCGCCTGCTGGACCTGATCGCGCACTACGTCGTGTTCGAAAAGACCGAGACTGGCACAATCAAGAAGATCTGCCGCTACCAGCAGTTCCGCGCCGTCAACCGCATCGTCGAGCGCGTGATCGAGGGCAAGCACCGGCAGGGGCTGATCTGGCATACGCAGGGCAGCGGCAAATCGCTGACCATGGTCTTTGCCGCGCTGAAGCTGAAGACGCACCGGACAATCCAGTCCGAGCGGCTCACCAATCCGAATATTCTGGTGCTGACGGACCGGGTGGACCTGCACAGCCAGATCAGCGGGACATTCGTCGCCTGCGGCCTGCCGAACCCGACCGCGATCGAGAGCATCAAAGATTTGCACGCGCTGATCCGCAGCGGTAAGGATGGGCACACGGCGCTTTCCACTATCTTCAAGTTTCAGGGCTCGAACGAGGCGATTGCCAACTCGGAAAACTGGATCGTCATGGTGGACGAGGCCCACCGCACCCAGGAAAAGGATCTCGGTGCCTATCTGCGCGCAACGCTGCCCAACGCCCGCTTCTTCGGTTTTACCGGCACGCCGGTGAAGAAGGACGACAAGAACACATACGAAAACTTCGGTGTGCCAGGCGAAGGCTATCTCGACAAATACGGCATCGATGACGCCGTGGCCGACGGCGCGACGGTGCCGATCTATTATACCGGTCGCAAGACCGACTGGCATATCGACGAGGCGAAGATCGACATTCTGTTCGACACCTGGTTTGCCGAACTGGACGACGACAAGCTCAACGAGATCAAGAAGCGCGGGGTGCAGATCGAGGATCTAGTCAAGCATCCACGCCGCATCGCATTGATCGCTTACGACATCTGGACGCATTTCAAGCAGTATGCTCTGCCTGATGGCTTCAAGGCGCAGATCGTCGCCATCGATCGCGAGGCGGTGATCCTCTACAAGCAGGCGCTGACCAAGGTCATTGCCGAAGATCTGAAGGCCGAGGGCATGGAGCCCGCCGAGGCGCTGGCCCGCGCAGATGCCATGTCCGCCTGCGTCTATTCGATCAACCAGGAGGACGGCAAACCGAGCGAGGATGCCCACAAGCAGGCGATCCGCACCGAATTGAAAGCGCATTACCTGGATGCCGAGGCGGAAAAGCTGGCGAAGAAGGCTTTTGGCCGCAAGGGCGACGATCCGCAATTCCTGATCGTTTGCGACAAGCTGCTGACTGGCTTCGACTGCCCGATCGAAAGCGTCATGTATCTCGACAAGCCGTTGAAGGAGCACGGCCTGCTGCAGGCGATCGCCCGCACCAACCGCGTTTCCGACGCGAAGAAGCGCAACGGCTTGATCGTCGACTATATCGGCGTTTCCGGTCATCTGGAGGCAGCGCTTTCCTCCTACCGAGCCGATGACGTGAAGAACGCCATGCGCGACCTGGACGATCTGCGCAACCAGCTGCGGGCCGCGCACTCCGCCGTCGCCGCGCTGATGAAGCCGCTGAAACGCAAGGCAAGCGACAAGGACGCGCTGAAGGCCGAGTATGATACCTTCGTGAAGCTGCTCGGCACGGAAGACAAATGGTTCGACTTCAAGGCGAAGGCCCGCAGCTTCATCGCGATCTACGAGACGCTGAGCCCGGACCCAAGCGTTCTCGAATTCACCGCAGACCTGAAATGGGTCGCCAACTTCCTGCTTTATGGCACGCAGCACTTTGAAAAGCGCCAGGCCTTCGACCAGATGAACTACAGCGAGAAGATCCGCGAGATGCTGGAGAAGCATCTGGAGGCGACGGGTCTAAGCGTCACCGTTAAGCTGCGCCACATCACTGACCCGGAGTTCTGGGAGGATTTCGATCCTGAGGGCAAGACCGAGGAAGACCTGATGACGGCAGCGATCCGCAAGACGACGGAGCTGCGCAAGACCGTCACCGAACGGATCAACGACAGCCCGCATCAGTATGGCAAGTTCTCGGAGCGGCTACGGCAGCTCTTGGAAAAGCTGGAAAGCGCGCAGCTCTCTTGGGGCGAGAAGCTGAAGGCGGCCGAGGAGCTGGCGAAGGACATCACGGCCGAGGATGCGGCCCATGTTGAAGCAGGCCTTACTCCCGGCGCCTACGGTATTCTGCAGATCCTCAACGGCTTCGCGGCTGGCCCTGAGGGCGAGGATTTGGCGGTCCGGCTGGAAGGTCTCTACACCGATCCGGTGACCGCTCCCAACGGTTGGTGGGAGAAGGATGGCCTGCGCAAAAGCCTGCGCCAGCAGGTGCGCTCCATGGCGCATCTGGCAGGGCTGACGCAATTCAGGGAAATCCCGGAAGAGGTCGAGGCCTACGCGCTCAAACATTTCGCAGGGCAGTGA
- a CDS encoding restriction endonuclease subunit S → MSREMPEGWRRSELGDLVKLEYGKALAGAERREGAVPVFGSSGIVGYHDKAVAAGPSIVISRKGSLGGVFYVEGGFWPIDTTYFVVQRENSDWQWLTYLLKFASLERLNEATGVPGLNRDKAAKEQVFVPPLHEQRRIAEILFSVDEAIAATRAVIEQTRKVKQGVLERLLTKGIGHTRFKQTEIGEIPEGWEVATLGDASVTIVDGDRGKEYPKAEDYQDDGYCLFLSAKNVTRSGFVFEECQFISEEKHRKLRNGLLQRSDIVVTTRGTIGNFAFYGPNIAFDCVRINSGMAVMRSTGSDILPEFLFALTASQLVDDQLKRRVFGSAQPQLTLDILRKLVVPVPPQEEQVSIAAQAKDLHETEKNQRAELTVLEQLKSTLMSDLLTGRKRVTDALPMAAE, encoded by the coding sequence ATGTCGCGTGAAATGCCGGAGGGATGGCGGCGGTCTGAACTTGGAGACCTAGTTAAACTCGAATATGGCAAAGCCCTCGCTGGTGCGGAGCGCAGGGAAGGAGCAGTTCCGGTCTTCGGGTCAAGCGGCATTGTCGGATATCACGATAAAGCGGTAGCTGCCGGGCCTAGCATTGTGATTTCCCGCAAGGGCTCACTTGGAGGCGTCTTTTATGTCGAGGGCGGCTTCTGGCCTATCGATACAACTTACTTTGTGGTGCAGAGAGAAAACAGCGATTGGCAGTGGCTAACCTATCTTCTGAAATTCGCATCTCTGGAGCGCCTTAACGAGGCAACAGGCGTCCCAGGACTTAATCGCGACAAGGCCGCCAAAGAGCAAGTTTTTGTCCCCCCGCTCCACGAACAACGTCGCATTGCCGAAATCCTGTTCAGCGTAGATGAGGCCATTGCGGCAACGCGGGCGGTGATCGAGCAGACCAGAAAGGTCAAGCAGGGTGTGCTGGAACGCCTGCTCACCAAAGGCATCGGCCATACGCGGTTCAAGCAGACGGAGATCGGGGAGATCCCGGAGGGGTGGGAGGTAGCAACCTTGGGCGATGCCTCCGTCACCATCGTCGATGGTGACAGAGGCAAGGAATATCCTAAAGCCGAAGACTACCAAGATGATGGCTATTGCCTCTTCCTGAGCGCAAAAAATGTAACCAGATCAGGGTTTGTTTTTGAGGAGTGCCAATTTATCTCCGAGGAGAAGCACCGGAAACTTCGCAACGGTCTGCTTCAGCGCTCTGACATTGTCGTCACGACGAGAGGAACCATAGGCAATTTCGCATTCTACGGTCCGAACATCGCGTTCGACTGCGTGCGGATAAACTCTGGAATGGCTGTTATGCGCTCGACGGGCTCTGACATACTTCCAGAGTTCCTGTTTGCTCTGACCGCCTCGCAACTGGTCGATGATCAACTCAAACGGCGGGTATTTGGCAGCGCCCAGCCACAATTGACGCTTGATATATTGCGTAAACTTGTTGTTCCTGTGCCTCCACAGGAGGAACAAGTGTCGATCGCTGCGCAGGCAAAAGACTTGCATGAGACTGAAAAGAACCAGCGTGCGGAACTGACGGTGCTTGAGCAACTCAAATCCACCCTGATGTCCGACCTCCTCACCGGTCGCAAGCGCGTCACCGACGCTCTGCCCATGGCTGCGGAGTAA